In a genomic window of Helianthus annuus cultivar XRQ/B chromosome 10, HanXRQr2.0-SUNRISE, whole genome shotgun sequence:
- the LOC110882650 gene encoding auxin-responsive protein SAUR15 has translation MKETNRIRKIVRLKQLVQRWRRRIPPGGSFAVYVGDEHEHRQFVIPIRFINLPVFASLLNKAEEAFGFQTNSGLVLPCDAIFFEKLLKALERNERRFGALDLGDFTEMFSESWPLIGSLLL, from the coding sequence ATGAAGGAAACCAACAGGATCCGCAAGATCGTCCGCCTCAAGCAACTCGTCCAACGTTGGCGTCGCCGCATCCCTCCAGGCGGCTCTTTTGCGGTTTACGTCGGAGATGAACATGAACACCGCCAGTTTGTGATTCCTATACGCTTTATCAACCTGCCTGTGTTCGCGTCCTTACTCAACAAAGCCGAGGAGGCGTTCGGGTTCCAGACAAACAGCGGACTCGTTCTACCATGTGACGCTATTTTTTTCGAGAAGCTGTTGAAAGCTCTAGAGAGAAATGAGCGTAGATTTGGTGCGTTGGATTTGGGTGATTTTACGGAGATGTTCTCAGAGTCTTGGCCGTTGATTGGTTCGTTGTTGTTGTAA